The DNA window GCTCATCGCAATGGACAGCCAATGGCGCAGTGCCGTGCGGCGCTGCTTGGTCCAACGGAAATGCGCGTGCCCCAGACCTCGCTCGATACAGGTCCAGCGCAGAAATTGCACCGCCAGTAGCGGCAATACCATGAGCAGGCAGACCTCACCGAAAGAATGACTGAATCGTCCCGGGCTGCCCACTTGCTGCAGCAATTGCCCGGATAAAGCGAACAAAGCCGGCAGAGGTAGCGCTGCCAAAAAAGTCCATCCCAAAGCTTTCACCGTCATCTGATAGCTATCCTTGCGGATCTGGTAGGTATCCATCGCCAGTGCCTCGATGCGTGCACGAGCGCGATAGCGCAGTTGCAGCATGACCACTACGAACAATAAGCTGATCAACCACGGCACGGGTTGCTGCGAGAAATTTTGCAAACCCAGCTCACCCAAGTTGACAAAGCGCGAGAATTTGATCAAATCCTGCATACCATCCGGCAAACGCTGCAACCAATCGCCATTGACGACGCTATGACCCGGAATCCACAATAAACGGCGGTCCAGCAGTTGTTGCAATTCCTGAGAAAACTGGATCTGCTCCTGTATGGCCTGCTCGCTTCTCTCCAGGGTTGCAATCCGCCGCTGCAACAGGGATTCCAGCAGAAACAGCAATTCGACACGTTTCTGCAGCAACGGCAACAACTGCTTCTTAACGCTTTCTTCAGTCTGGCGTTCATGCGCGGCATCGAAATGCGCATCGATCAGCGCCTGCGAGACCGTGTCGATATCCAGCAAATCCCTCTGCTGCTCGTTGAGCACGATCCGTTCCAAGCGCAGCTCAGCCAGATCAGTGCGAATCAGCTTCAAGCGCTGCTGAAAATGGGCAATCGGTTTCAACCGCCGCCGCTCGCTCCAAAGCCACCGGCCAATACGCTCATTGGCACTTCCCATATCCAGCCGGGTACGGCTGTCCTGCAAATTGACCGCGATCTGCTCCCGGTCCTGTTCGTTGACAGTCAGGGCTTCCCGGTCGCGCGCCAACAGCTCGTTGTGCTGGATCAACTCTTCACCGATAGCGCGATTGGCCTTTGCCGCCGAAGAAAAGACCATGCCCGCTTGCGCCAATTCCTGTTCCCGTTGCAACAACTGTTCATTCAACACCTCCAGCTCGCGCCGGCCCCGGCTGGTTATGCGCTGTTGCAGAAGTTCCACACGCTTTTCGTGCAATCCGGCGCGATAACGCAATTCGTGCAATACCAGTTCATTCTGGCTTTGCCGCTGCGTGGCTGTGTCCTGTTCGGCCAAACGCAATTCCAGCAATGCCTGCAACCGCCGCTGCTCGCTGCTGCGGCGCAAGCTTCGTGCTTCATGCAATGCCGCAGGCTCATCCTTGGACACGACCAATGGCACGGATAATTCTTCGATGCGGCGATGCAGTGTGGCAATCTCCTCTTCGGCCTGGGCCGGCCGCGATAAGGTCAGTGCCAGATCTTCACCGGTCGATTGGATTTGCACACGCAGATCGGCAATGATGGTGCGCTCCCGCTCCAGAATTTGTTCCAGTGTTTCACCGTCGGCATTGGTCGGCAAACGCTTGGACCATTCGTGCAATTCCTGTTCATGGTTCACCGCCAACGCTTTTTGTAGCTGATCCATGCGTTTCGGGTGATCGGCCGTTTCAGCCCGCAGCTCGATCAGGCGCTCTTTCAAAGTCTGTACTTCGCGCTCGTCCGCGCGGGCGGCCTCCAGATAGTCCAGCGCCGCCTGCCGCTGACTGTCGCCCATTTTGCTGCGATCGATCGCCGCACGTGCAGTATCGATGGCCTTGAATACCGATGGCTCGCCTTTCGGGTATGCGGTACCCGGCAGCAGTACGAGCGCCAGGATGCAATTGAACCAAAAGAAAAAAAGCAGCGCTTTGTCATTGAACCGGAACATATGCAACATGGGATAAATTGTGATGGTAAAAATGAATACAGACTTTAGGATCGGGTTGTGAGAACTTAGCACACTTCAGTGCATTACTCACACTTGCATTTCCGGCTTTCCGGTGAATATCAGTACCAATGCCAATGACAGAGAGTTGTATCAGTCACCCATTACACCAAAATTTATGGGTGTATCAGGCGTAACTCATAAATTTATCCTTCTTACCATAAAATATGTTGATAGAATACCCGGCGAAGTTGGCCAGGCAGTCGCTGCCTGTGTTCTCAATGAACACAGGGAGAGGAAAGTCCGGGCTCCACAGAGCAGGATGACGGTTAACGGCCGTCCGCCGTGAGGCGAGGAATAGGGCCACAGAGACGAGCGTATTCAGTTACGGTGAAACGCGGTAACCTCCATCCGGAGCAAGACCAAATAGGCAGGCGATGATGTTGCTCGCAGAGCCTGCGGGTAGGTTGCTTGAATGCACGGGTAACCGTGCATCTAGAGGAATGACTGTCCACGACAGAACCCGGCTTACCGGCTGGCTTCACAAAATTTTAATTTGACTGATCCGGATTTAATTGCAATCATCGTGAAAAAACATAACGAGCGTTTAATACCTTATGTAATCCGCAATGATCCGTAAATTTCTCCGCAAGGTATTCAGCCGCAAAACCCCTGTTTCCAAATCGACTGCACAGTTGAATACTATTCCGAATACGCGCCATGGCATCCGGCGTAACCTGATTAACCCATGCGCATTAAAAATCGCCACCAATCTGCAACAGGCCGGGTTTTCCGCCTACATCGTCGGCGGCGCGGTACGCGATTTACTGCTGGGACTGACGCCGAAGGATTTCGACGTGGCGACCAACGCCACTCCGGAAGAAATCCACAAGCTGTTCCGCCGTTCCCGCATCATCGGACGCCGTTTCCGCTTGGTGCATGTGATGTGCGGGGCAGAAACCGTGGAAGTATCCACTTTCCGCGGCCCTTCACCGGACGATGAGGAAGATTCCGCAGTAACGCCATCAACCGATGCGCATGGCCGCCTGTTGCACGATAATGTGTTCGGCAGCCAGGAAGAAGACGCCGTGCGGCGCGACTTCACCGTGAATGCGCTGTTTTACGATCCGGTCAAGGAAGAAATTCTGGACTACCTGAACGGTTACGAGGATATCAAAGAAAAAAAACTGCGGATCATCGGTGATCCGGTGCAGCGCTACCGCGAAGATCCGGTGCGTTTGTTGCGCGCGGTGCGGCTGGCGTCGAAACTCGGCATGCAAATCGATGCGCAAACCGCGCAACCGATCGGCGATCTGGCTTCTTTATTGCAAAACGTCCCGCCGTCCCGCTTATTCGATGAAATGCTCAAGCTGCTGCTATCGGGGCATTCGCTGTCCTGCGTCGTGGAATTGCGTGCACGCGGGCTGCACCACGGCCTTCTGCCGATGCTCGATGTGATCCTGGAGCAGCCGCTGGGCGAGCGTTTTATCACCATCGCACTGAAAAATACCGACGATCGGATCCAACAAAACAAACCGGTTTCACCCGGATTTCTGTTTGCCATTTTGTTGTGGCATGAAGTGCTATCAAACTGGAGCAGCTTGCAGGCATCGGGAGAAAAACCCATGCCCGCTTTATTCAGGGCGATGGATCAAGTGCTCTCGCTGCAGCATGAAAAACTCGCTATCCCGCGCCGCTTCGATGCGGTCATCCAGGAAATATGGTCAATGCAGCCGCGCTTTGAAGTGCGCAGCGGACGCAAACCGTTTCGCCTGATTTCCCACCCGCGTTTCCGCGCGGCTTTCGATTTCATGCTGCTGCGCTGCGAGAGCGGCGAATTAAGCCCGGAATTGGGTGAATGGTGGAAAGCTTTTCTTTCCGCCGGCAGCGAGGAACGGGAAAAAATGCTGCCGAAGCAGACTGCCGGCAAGAAACCCAGGAGAAGACGCAGCCGCAAAAAACCGTCGCCCGGTTCTACAGCGCAGCCGGACAATTCAAACAACCCGGAAAGTTTTTAATTCCCTCACTGCATGAGTAAAAAACCAAGCCAGGCCTTCATCGCTCTGGGCAGCAATCTGGAAAACCCTGTTTCTCAGGTTCAGCAAGCATTCGACGAATTGAAACAACTGCCCGGCACGCAATTGATCCGCCGCTCGTCGCTTTACCGCAGCGCGCCGGTCGGAAAATTGGATCAGCCCGATTTCGTCAACGCGGTGGCACTGATCGAAACCCATCTGGCGCCGCACGATTTGCTGAAGGCCTTATTGGCGAT is part of the Gammaproteobacteria bacterium genome and encodes:
- a CDS encoding mechanosensitive ion channel; amino-acid sequence: MLHMFRFNDKALLFFFWFNCILALVLLPGTAYPKGEPSVFKAIDTARAAIDRSKMGDSQRQAALDYLEAARADEREVQTLKERLIELRAETADHPKRMDQLQKALAVNHEQELHEWSKRLPTNADGETLEQILERERTIIADLRVQIQSTGEDLALTLSRPAQAEEEIATLHRRIEELSVPLVVSKDEPAALHEARSLRRSSEQRRLQALLELRLAEQDTATQRQSQNELVLHELRYRAGLHEKRVELLQQRITSRGRRELEVLNEQLLQREQELAQAGMVFSSAAKANRAIGEELIQHNELLARDREALTVNEQDREQIAVNLQDSRTRLDMGSANERIGRWLWSERRRLKPIAHFQQRLKLIRTDLAELRLERIVLNEQQRDLLDIDTVSQALIDAHFDAAHERQTEESVKKQLLPLLQKRVELLFLLESLLQRRIATLERSEQAIQEQIQFSQELQQLLDRRLLWIPGHSVVNGDWLQRLPDGMQDLIKFSRFVNLGELGLQNFSQQPVPWLISLLFVVVMLQLRYRARARIEALAMDTYQIRKDSYQMTVKALGWTFLAALPLPALFALSGQLLQQVGSPGRFSHSFGEVCLLMVLPLLAVQFLRWTCIERGLGHAHFRWTKQRRTALRHWLSIAMSVLPLYFISSLAFIRKHDLAVDVQARLAIVLSCVILAWVLWRLLDVGRLWVIRGIASEPSLLRKALRFTLPAMLLTVAGLALAGYVFSAGMILQSMLASFIVIVVVAIAMGMLGRWFLLGERRLALRRLEEHRQAEVQAAGESGEVMLEPDENITLEQVNTQTQRLLRALRLSLLAVGLIAVWVTLLPAMTRLDEIVLWHISDTGADGATTQQPVTLMVVLLGIFTLALTTAAARNLPGLIEISLLSHIRIDAASRYAITSVLRYAIVIGGTLVGLSLLGMRWSQLQWMAAALSVGLGFGLQEIFANFVSGIILLFERPFRVGDVITVGGFSGRVTKIRTRATTVLDFDNKEIVIPNKTFITGQLTNWTLTDTITRIVIKVGVAYGTDADTVRTLLLQAAKKDQRVLAEPEPSCWFVAFGKESLEFELRVYVGTVGERMEVQNALNTRITALFAEHGIEMGVVANS
- the pcnB gene encoding polynucleotide adenylyltransferase PcnB translates to MIRKFLRKVFSRKTPVSKSTAQLNTIPNTRHGIRRNLINPCALKIATNLQQAGFSAYIVGGAVRDLLLGLTPKDFDVATNATPEEIHKLFRRSRIIGRRFRLVHVMCGAETVEVSTFRGPSPDDEEDSAVTPSTDAHGRLLHDNVFGSQEEDAVRRDFTVNALFYDPVKEEILDYLNGYEDIKEKKLRIIGDPVQRYREDPVRLLRAVRLASKLGMQIDAQTAQPIGDLASLLQNVPPSRLFDEMLKLLLSGHSLSCVVELRARGLHHGLLPMLDVILEQPLGERFITIALKNTDDRIQQNKPVSPGFLFAILLWHEVLSNWSSLQASGEKPMPALFRAMDQVLSLQHEKLAIPRRFDAVIQEIWSMQPRFEVRSGRKPFRLISHPRFRAAFDFMLLRCESGELSPELGEWWKAFLSAGSEEREKMLPKQTAGKKPRRRRSRKKPSPGSTAQPDNSNNPESF